From Pseudoxanthomonas sp. CF385, a single genomic window includes:
- the purE gene encoding 5-(carboxyamino)imidazole ribonucleotide mutase, whose amino-acid sequence MTASVSSPVVGIVMGSRSDWETMQHAAQKLDALGVPYEVKVVSAHRTPDVLFSYADEAASRGLRAIIAGAGGAAHLPGMLAAKTAVPVLGVPVQSKALNGMDSLLSIVQMPAGIPVATFAIGNAGAANAGLFAAALLAAEYPAIGAALTAFRARQTDDVMAHDDPRQPL is encoded by the coding sequence ATGACCGCCAGCGTTTCCAGCCCCGTCGTGGGCATCGTGATGGGCTCACGCTCCGACTGGGAAACCATGCAGCACGCCGCGCAGAAACTCGATGCGCTGGGCGTGCCCTACGAAGTGAAGGTGGTCTCGGCGCATCGCACGCCCGACGTGCTGTTCTCGTATGCCGACGAGGCCGCCTCGCGCGGCCTGCGCGCGATCATCGCCGGTGCCGGCGGCGCAGCGCACCTCCCCGGCATGCTCGCGGCCAAGACCGCGGTGCCCGTGCTCGGCGTGCCTGTGCAGTCGAAGGCCCTCAACGGCATGGATTCGCTGCTGTCCATCGTGCAGATGCCGGCCGGCATCCCCGTGGCGACGTTCGCCATCGGCAATGCAGGCGCCGCCAACGCGGGCCTGTTCGCCGCGGCGTTGCTGGCGGCGGAGTACCCCGCGATCGGCGCGGCGCTGACCGCGTTCCGCGCGCGCCAGACCGACGACGTGATGGCGCACGACGACCCGCGCCAGCCGCTATGA
- a CDS encoding Trm112 family protein — protein MDRKLLDLLCCPTTRQPLAVLDARGLEALNRAIGSGQVKRADDTAVTEPLREALVTHDRKTAYRVEDGIPVLLAEEAIATAQAGDFPAR, from the coding sequence ATGGACCGCAAACTGCTCGACCTGCTGTGCTGCCCCACCACCCGCCAACCGCTGGCCGTGCTCGATGCGCGCGGCCTGGAGGCGCTGAACCGTGCGATCGGCAGCGGGCAGGTCAAGCGGGCCGACGACACGGCGGTCACCGAACCGCTGCGCGAGGCGCTGGTCACCCACGATCGCAAGACCGCCTACCGCGTGGAGGACGGGATTCCCGTGCTGCTCGCGGAGGAAGCCATCGCCACCGCCCAGGCGGGCGATTTCCCCGCCCGATGA
- the nadC gene encoding carboxylating nicotinate-nucleotide diphosphorylase, whose translation MSPHPTPPPEDVIRDDVARALAEDVGTGDVTAALLPDTADIAYLLCKEEAIVAGRPWFDACHRTLDPDVRIDWRVQDGDRVPAGTVLATLVGRTRALVTAERAALNFLQTLSGTATTTAQYVDAVRGTGCTILDTRKTLPGLRLAQKYAVRCGGGHNHRIGLYDTVMLKENHVRAAGSLTAAIRAARAAQPALPLIVEVETLAQLDEALSAGCERILIDDFDADTRREAVRRAKASPHDGRIPLEVSGGVDMSTLAGIAADGVDFVSIGGLTKHVRAIDLSMKLGPAP comes from the coding sequence ATGAGCCCGCATCCGACGCCGCCGCCGGAAGACGTGATCCGTGACGACGTCGCGCGCGCGCTGGCCGAGGACGTCGGCACCGGCGATGTTACCGCCGCACTGCTGCCGGACACCGCCGACATCGCCTACCTGCTCTGCAAGGAAGAGGCCATCGTGGCGGGCAGGCCGTGGTTCGACGCCTGTCATCGCACGCTGGATCCGGACGTGCGGATCGACTGGCGCGTGCAGGACGGCGATCGCGTGCCGGCGGGCACCGTGCTCGCCACGCTGGTGGGCCGCACGCGCGCCCTGGTCACCGCCGAACGCGCGGCACTCAATTTCCTGCAGACCCTGTCCGGCACCGCCACCACGACCGCACAGTACGTGGACGCCGTCCGCGGTACCGGCTGCACGATCCTCGACACCCGCAAGACGCTGCCCGGCCTGCGCCTGGCGCAGAAGTACGCCGTCCGTTGCGGCGGCGGGCATAACCACCGCATCGGCCTGTACGACACGGTGATGCTGAAGGAGAACCACGTGCGCGCCGCGGGCTCGCTCACGGCCGCCATCCGCGCCGCGCGCGCCGCCCAACCCGCGCTGCCGCTCATCGTCGAAGTGGAGACCCTGGCGCAGCTGGACGAGGCGCTGTCGGCGGGGTGCGAGCGCATCCTGATCGACGACTTCGATGCCGACACGCGCCGCGAAGCCGTGCGCCGCGCGAAGGCGTCGCCGCATGACGGACGCATCCCGCTGGAGGTCTCCGGTGGCGTGGACATGTCGACGCTCGCGGGCATCGCCGCCGATGGCGTGGACTTCGTTTCCATCGGCGGGCTCACCAAGCAC